The proteins below are encoded in one region of Chelonia mydas isolate rCheMyd1 chromosome 11, rCheMyd1.pri.v2, whole genome shotgun sequence:
- the ATG9A gene encoding autophagy-related protein 9A codes for MAHFDTEYQRLEASYSDSPPGEEDLLVHVPEGSKSPWHHIENLDLFFSRVYNLHQKNGFTCMLIGEIFELMQFIFVVAFTTFLVSCVDYDILFANKMVNHSQLSSELVKVTLPDAFLPPSMCSARIQQNGFLISILVIAGVFWIHRLIKFVYNICCYWEIHSFYINALKIPMSNLPYYTWQEVQARIVQIQKEHQICIHKKELTELDIYHRILRFKNYMVAMVNKSLLPIRFHLPGLGDTIFYTRGLKYNFELIFFWGPGSLFENEWSLKAEYKRGGNRLELADKLSARILWIGIANFILCPLILIWQILYAFFSYTEILKREPGSLGARCWSLYGRCYLRHFNELDHELHSRLSKGYKPASKYMNCFISPLLTIVAKNVAFFAGSILAVLIALTIYDEDVLAVEHVLTTVTLLGVGVTICRSFIPDQHLVFCPEQLLRVILAHIHYMPDHWQANAHRYETRDEFSQLFQYKAVFILEELLSPIVTPLILIFCLRPKSLEIIDFFRNFTVEVVGVGDTCSFAQMDVRQHGHPAWMSAGKTEASIYQQAEDGKTELSLMHFAITNPKWQPPRESTAFIGFLKERVLRDSSVALAQQAVLPDNALFTSIQSLQSESEPHSLIANVIAGSSALGYASHELQASRQLSEVASALRSFSPLQSAQQSHSGFQTSGSHVEGAPPRAHSTMTASGTDARTASSGSSAWEAQLQSLILSEYASTEMSLHALYMHELHKQHTQSEPERHVWHRRESDESGESAPEEPDAQKGAPAAIPRSASYPFSSPRQAVEESATLQTGFQRRYGGITDPGTVHRAPSHFSRLPLGGWAEDGQSVRHPEPVPEESSEDELPPQIHKV; via the exons ATGGCGCACTTCGACACGGAGTACCAGCGCCTGGAGGCCTCCTACAGCGACTCGCCGCCGGGGGAGGAGGATCTGCTGGTGCACGTCCCCGAGGGCAGCAAAT ctccttggcaTCACATAGAGAACCTGGACCTCTTCTTCTCTCGC GTCTATAACCTGCATCAGAAGAACGGCTTCACCTGCATGCTGATTGGCGAGATCTTTGAGCTCAT GCAGTTCATTTTCGTGGTGGCCTTCACCACCTTCCTCGTCAGCTGCGTTGACTACGACATCCTGTTTGCCAACAAGATGGTGAATCACAGCCAGCTCTCCAGCGAGCTTGTCAAGGTGACGCTGCCAGATGCCTTTCTGCCTCCCAGCATGTGCAGCGCAAG AATCCAGCAGAATGGATTTCTCATTTCCATCCTGGTGATAGCGGGGGTTTTCTGGATCCATCGGCTCATCAAATTTGTCTACAACATTTGCTGCTACTGGGAGATTCACTCCTTCTACATCAACGCTCTCAAAATCCCCATG TCCAACCTGCCCTATTACACCTGGCAGGAGGTGCAGGCTCGCATTGTGCAGATCCAGAAGGAGCATCAGATCTGCATCCACAAGAAGGAGCTGACAGAGCTGGACATCTACCACCGCATCTTGCGCTTCAAGAACTACATGGTGGCCATGGTGAACAAGTCGCTGCTGCCCATCCGCTTCCACCTGCCCGGGCTGGGCGACACCATCTTCTACACCCGCGGCCTCAAGTACAACTTTGAGCTCATCTTCTTCTGGGGGCCCGGCTCGCTCTTTGAGAACGAGTGGAGCCTCAAGGCGGAGTACAAGCGGGGTGGCAACCGCCTGGAGCTGGCCGACAAGCTGAGCGCCCGCATCCTCTGGATCGGCATCGCCAACTTCATCCTCTGCCCCCTCATCCTCATCTGGCAGATCCTCTATGCCTTCTTCAGCTACACCGAGATCCTGAAGCGGGAGCCGGGCAGCCTGGGCGCCCGCTGCTGGTCGCTCTACGGCCGCTGTTACCTGCGCCACTTCAACGAGCTGGACCACGAGCTGCACTCGCGCCTCAGCAAGGGCTACAAGCCAGCCTCCAAGTACATGAACTGCTTCATCTCCCCCCTCCTCACCATCGTGGCCAAGAACGTGGCCTTCTTCGCCGGCTCCATCCTGGCCGTGCTCATCGCTCTCACCATCTACGACGAGGACGTGCTGGCCGTGGAGCACGTCCTCACCACCGTCACCCTGCTGGGCGTGGGCGTCACCATCTGCAG GTCCTTCATCCCCGACCAGCACCTGGTGTTCTGCCCGGAGCAGCTGCTGCGGGTGATCCTGGCACACATCCACTACATGCCTGACCACTGGCAGGCCAACGCCCACCGCTACGAGACCCGGGACGagttttctcagctcttccagtACAAAGCG GTGTTCAtcctggaggagctgctgagcCCCATCGTTACCCCCTTGATCCTCATCTTCTGCCTGCGGCCCAAGTCCCTGGAGATCATCGACTTCTTCCGGAACTTCACTGTGGAGGTGGTGGGTGTGGGCGACACCTGCTCCTTCGCACAGATGGACGTGCGCCAGCATGGGCACCCGGCG TGGATGTCAGCGGGAAAGACCGAGGCCTCCATCTACCAGCAGGCCGAGGATGGCAAGACTGAGCTGTCCCTCATGCACTTCGCCATCACCAACCCCAAGTGGCAGCCGCCCCGCGAGAGCACGGCCTTCATCGGCTTCCTCAAGGAGCGCGTGCTGCGCGACAGCAGCGTGGCGCTGGCCCAGCAGGCCGTGCTGCCTGACAACGCCCTCTTCACCTCCATCCAGTCCCTGCAGTCAGAGTCCGAG CCTCACAGCCTGATTGCCAACGTGATCGCGGGCTCCTCGGCCCTGGGGTACGCAAGCCACGAGCTGCAGGCCTCCCGCCAGCTCTCCGaggtggcttctgccctgcgCTCCTTCTCCCCACTGCAATCAGCCCAGCAAAGTCACAGCGGCTTCCAGACGTCCGGGTCCCATGTGGAGGGGGCACCGCCCCGGGCCCACAGCACCATGACGGCTTCCGG CACAGATGCCAGAACAGCGAGCTCAGGGAGCAGTGCCTGGGAGGCCCAGCTACAGAGCCTGATCCTGTCGGAATACGCCTCCACGGAGATGAGCCTCCATGCGCTCTACATGCACGAG TTGCACAAGCAGCACACCCAGAGCGAGCCCGAGCGGCACGTCTGGCACCGGCGGGAGAGCGACGAGAGCGGGGAGAGTGCCCCGGAGGAGCCGGACGCTCAGAAGGGCGCCCCCGCCGCCATCCCCCGCTCTGCCAGCTACCCCTTCTCCTCGCCGCGCCAGGCCGTGGAGGAGTCGGCCACCCTGCAGACGGGCTTCCAGCGCCGGTACGGCGGCATCACAG ATCCGGgcacagtgcacagagccccatcGCACTTCTCCCGCCTGCCTCTCGGGGGCTGGGCTGAGGACGGACAGTCGGTGCGACACCCGGAGCCAGTTCCAGAGGAGAGCTCAGAGGATGAGCTTCCGCCTCAGATACACAAG GTGTAG